A stretch of Roseofilum reptotaenium CS-1145 DNA encodes these proteins:
- a CDS encoding D-alanyl-D-alanine carboxypeptidase, with product MMLRVISRLGVGVILPAIAAFGLIGCEEEDSFLPPAPPPDISQPEVPTTPEVATPTPTPSPSPTPAAQPTTQLAAPENPDPQVNAQVQETLDTMANKGYPKANQGVWMQSGDTLLANYQGTTLLPAASLTKIATTLAVLDTFGPKHQFVTQIGYTGTLENGVINGDLVIIGDRDPFFVWEDAIALGNALMNMGIKQVTGDLVIVGSFYMNYEENPKTSGALLRQGLNVQLWPDRAYLQYETLPDNTPQPELSTGGLIKTTTTTPANVKPLVRYSSLPVAELLKKMNQYSNNPMAEMFAGMVGSAGTVAQKAATLSGVPPAEIKLINGSGLGEENQMSPRAAIGLFLGIQKLLQPHQMTIGDVVAIVGEDEGILTSRPLPKFAVLKSGSLYAVSTLGGALPTAQNGVVWFAMFNGGSYYEDFREEQEAFLNKLVRQWGVVSRLPEELKPSLPPTSGSRIEKVN from the coding sequence ATGATGTTGCGTGTCATTTCTCGTTTGGGTGTTGGGGTGATTTTACCGGCGATCGCCGCTTTCGGACTGATCGGGTGTGAAGAAGAAGATTCTTTTCTGCCACCAGCACCGCCCCCCGATATTTCTCAACCGGAGGTTCCCACAACTCCAGAAGTGGCAACCCCCACACCAACTCCCTCACCCAGTCCTACCCCTGCGGCGCAACCCACGACTCAACTGGCTGCCCCAGAAAATCCCGATCCCCAGGTGAATGCTCAAGTGCAGGAAACTCTAGATACAATGGCGAATAAGGGATATCCTAAAGCCAATCAAGGGGTATGGATGCAGTCTGGAGATACCCTATTAGCGAATTATCAAGGGACAACGTTATTACCCGCCGCCTCTCTAACCAAAATCGCCACCACATTAGCCGTATTAGACACGTTTGGCCCGAAACATCAATTTGTTACTCAAATTGGCTATACCGGAACCCTAGAGAATGGAGTGATTAATGGGGATTTAGTGATTATTGGAGATCGCGACCCCTTCTTTGTCTGGGAAGATGCGATCGCCCTCGGTAATGCTTTAATGAATATGGGGATCAAACAAGTGACGGGGGATTTAGTCATTGTTGGTTCCTTTTACATGAACTACGAAGAGAACCCTAAAACCTCTGGCGCTCTATTGCGTCAAGGCTTAAACGTGCAACTGTGGCCGGATCGAGCCTATCTGCAATATGAAACCCTACCTGACAATACCCCGCAACCGGAACTGAGTACGGGTGGCTTGATCAAGACAACAACCACAACACCCGCTAACGTTAAACCCCTTGTGCGTTATTCCTCCCTTCCCGTCGCCGAATTGCTGAAAAAAATGAACCAATACAGCAATAATCCCATGGCAGAAATGTTTGCTGGCATGGTGGGAAGTGCAGGAACCGTCGCCCAAAAAGCGGCCACTCTTTCTGGTGTCCCTCCAGCCGAGATTAAACTCATTAATGGATCGGGATTAGGGGAAGAAAACCAAATGTCCCCACGAGCGGCAATCGGCCTATTCTTAGGGATTCAAAAACTTTTACAACCCCATCAAATGACCATCGGTGATGTAGTTGCTATTGTCGGAGAAGACGAAGGCATCTTAACGTCACGCCCTTTACCCAAATTTGCCGTCCTCAAATCAGGCAGCCTCTACGCCGTCAGTACCCTGGGTGGAGCCTTGCCCACTGCCCAAAACGGGGTCGTTTGGTTTGCTATGTTTAATGGGGGTAGCTACTACGAAGATTTTCGAGAAGAGCAAGAAGCCTTCCTTAACAAACTCGTTCGTCAATGGGGAGTTGTATCGAGGCTACCGGAAGAATTAAAACCCAGCTTGCCTCCAACCTCTGGATCTCGGATCGAGAAAGTCAATTGA